Proteins found in one Mytilus edulis chromosome 2, xbMytEdul2.2, whole genome shotgun sequence genomic segment:
- the LOC139513172 gene encoding sodium/potassium/calcium exchanger 5-like, translated as MKRYHGKRNGRYLKLGILVILYTLVVLGTLVYRASGGQHHTHQRHKRDLSEDDDNTTDCIPRSVDNFPGNFFTLEQTQDGGVFLHIFIALYLFGALAIVCDDYFVASLEVICDELKLKEDVAGATFMAAGSSAPEFFTALIGVFISKSDVGVGTIVGSAVFNILFIVGVCALFSGMVVNLTWWPMLRDCVYYIIAVATLVIVIQNGKVYWYEALIMFLLYLGYILIMYWNKDLEEYFERLYRKLRHIPEDPPSQNETQSLTGSQKIGNGVYNTSKDSVKDVEDGKHDEVETSFTGTHESVPHEGHKDSKEYESPWLIPISFPARILWVTMLPVKAILYISIPDCRLPGRWRKMYPLTFIMSVVWIAGFSYVMVWMITIAGDSLGIADTVMGLTILAAGTSVPDCLASLFVSRDGFGDMAVANSIGSNVFDILVCLGLPWLIETAAVNHGDYVKISSEGLIYSSITLLSTVVFLLLAMFFTKWTLSKPFGIVCLSAYVIVITFSVLYELNVFGNFVAEICPR; from the exons ACGATGATAACACTACAGATTGCATCCCAAGATCTGTGGACAATTTTCCAGGCAATTTCTTCACATTAGAACAAACACAAGATGGCGGAGTATTTCTCCACATTTTTATTGCCTTGTATTTATTTGGTGCACTGGCAATTGTTTGTGACGACTATTTTGTTGCCTCCCTAGAAGTAATTTGTGATG aattaaaactGAAAGAGGATGTGGCTGGTGCCACTTTTATGGCCGCAGGAAGTTCTGCACCAGAATTCTTCACAGCGCTGATAG GGGTATTTATTTCAAAGAGCGACGTAGGAGTAGGTACAATTGTTGGATCGGCAGTCTTTAACATTCTGTTCATTGTTGGAGTTTGTGCTTTATTCTCTGGAATG GTAGTTAATCTAACATGGTGGCCAATGTTAAGAGATTGTGTATATTATATCATTGCTGTAGCTACTCTAGTGATTGTCATACAAAATGGCAAAGTGTACTG GTATGAAGCCttgattatgtttttattgtATCTTGGCTACATTCTTATAATGTACTGGAATAAAGATCTCGAAGAGTATTTTGAAAGACTTTATCGAAAACTCCGACATATTCCAGAAGATCCTCCATCACAAAATGAAACTCAGTCCTTGACAGGTTCACAAAAGATAGGCAATGGTGTGTATAATACTTCTAAAGATTCCGTCAAAGATGTGGAAGACGGTAAACACGATGAGGTAGAAACATCCTTTACAGGAACACACGAGAGTGTTCCCCACGAAGGACATAAAGATA GTAAAGAATATGAATCACCATGGCTGATACCGATATCTTTCCCTGCTCGTATCCTCTGGGTAACCATGCTACCCGTAAAGGCAATATTATATATAAGTATACCGGACTGCAGGCTACCAGGGCGATGGAGGAAGATGTACCCTCTGACTTTTATCATGTCAGTAGTGTGGATTGCAGGTTTCTCATATGTAATGGTTTGGATGATTACAATAGCAG GAGATTCCCTAGGCATTGCAGATACCGTTATGGGGTTAACAATCTTAGCGGCAGGAACAAGTGTACCCGATTGTTTGGCCAGCTTGTTTGTATCAAGAGACG gaTTTGGTGATATGGCAGTTGCAAACTCTATTGGAAGTAATGTGTTTGATATATTGGTTTGCCTTGGTCTTCCTTGGCTGATTGAGACAGCGGCAGTCAATCATGGTGACTACGTCAAAATAAGCAGTGAAGGACTAATCTACTCATCTATAACTCTATTATCAACAGTCGTGTTTTTATTGCTGGCCATGTTCTTTACAAAATGGACGTTAAGTAAACCTTTTGGGATTGTTTGTTTATCTGCCTATGTAATTGTGATAACATTCTCTGTTTTATATGAACTGAACGTATTTGGTAATTTTGTGGCAGAGATTTGTCCAAGATAA